One Leptolyngbya subtilissima AS-A7 genomic window carries:
- a CDS encoding PQQ-dependent sugar dehydrogenase translates to MVSTRFTSILVPGLILLAVGSCASAPSPTVLPATDTAQVESAAPESPPADVVVNNVEPVTVVEGLEHPWSMVWLPDGDMLITERPGRLRRVSNGVLDPNPIAGVPEVLAFRQGGLLDIALHPEFENNGFIYLAYADGTQQANRTQVARARLEGNTLTDWTVIFTNNRNKSDGQHFGSRLLWLPDGTLLVALGDGGNPPLRLDGELIRNQAQNRQTLLGSVVRLTDEGEAPTDNPFVNDSGANPLIWSYGHRNIQGLALDPETRQVWSTEHGSRGGDELNRLEPGKNYGWPVVTYSEEYSGGPVSTERSRPDMVDPLTYWTPSIAPSGLAVYRGDRYPQWRGQLFAGGLVSQDVRRIEVDANGAVVNQVSIPIGQRVRDVRQGPDGFLYVLTDDPNGRLVRLEPVS, encoded by the coding sequence ATGGTATCTACTCGGTTTACTTCTATTCTTGTACCTGGCCTCATTCTGCTTGCCGTGGGCAGCTGCGCCTCAGCCCCCAGCCCTACCGTCTTGCCTGCGACTGATACCGCCCAGGTCGAATCCGCCGCTCCTGAGTCGCCGCCTGCCGATGTAGTGGTGAACAACGTCGAGCCGGTCACGGTTGTAGAGGGTCTAGAGCATCCCTGGAGCATGGTCTGGTTACCTGACGGTGACATGCTAATTACCGAGCGTCCTGGACGTCTGCGCCGGGTCAGCAACGGTGTCCTAGACCCTAACCCCATCGCTGGGGTGCCTGAGGTACTGGCCTTTCGTCAGGGAGGACTACTCGACATTGCCCTACACCCCGAGTTTGAAAACAACGGTTTTATCTACCTGGCCTACGCCGACGGCACTCAGCAGGCCAACCGCACCCAGGTGGCCCGAGCGCGGCTAGAGGGCAACACCCTCACCGACTGGACGGTAATCTTCACCAACAACCGCAATAAATCAGATGGCCAACATTTTGGCTCACGCCTGCTGTGGCTGCCCGATGGCACTCTGTTGGTAGCCCTAGGCGATGGTGGTAATCCCCCCTTACGACTTGATGGTGAGCTAATTCGTAACCAGGCTCAAAACCGCCAAACTCTACTGGGCTCAGTGGTGCGCCTTACCGACGAGGGTGAGGCTCCTACCGACAATCCCTTTGTGAATGATTCGGGTGCCAATCCGCTGATTTGGAGCTACGGTCACCGCAACATTCAGGGCCTAGCCCTTGACCCTGAAACCCGCCAGGTGTGGTCTACAGAGCATGGCTCTCGGGGTGGGGACGAACTCAACCGCCTGGAGCCTGGCAAAAATTACGGCTGGCCAGTGGTGACCTACAGCGAGGAGTATTCGGGCGGTCCGGTTTCCACCGAGCGATCGCGTCCAGATATGGTAGATCCTCTCACCTACTGGACGCCCTCGATTGCGCCCTCGGGGCTGGCGGTTTATCGGGGCGATCGCTATCCCCAGTGGCGAGGGCAGCTGTTTGCCGGTGGGCTAGTCTCCCAAGATGTGCGCCGCATCGAGGTGGACGCCAATGGTGCCGTGGTCAATCAGGTTTCAATTCCAATTGGTCAGCGGGTGCGCGATGTGCGCCAGGGTCCCGACGGCTTTCTC
- a CDS encoding histidine phosphatase family protein has product MPLRLYLLRNAETEYCRTGRYCSQDGVALTAQGQQMADYFAKAYHHLDWKAVFCSPLSHAAATVQPLCQITGLTVQRREHLRELSFGQWEGMGPAEVNTAFHDDYIRWLADPAWNTPTDGEKAMQVARRSSDVLAEIEEAYPDGNVLIVSHKATLRIMLCTLLGIDVGRYRDRLAMSVTAVSLVELMEYGPFVRQLNDRAHLPLHLRRPWAGNGSDG; this is encoded by the coding sequence ATGCCTCTGAGGCTTTACCTACTCCGCAATGCTGAAACCGAGTACTGCCGTACGGGTCGCTACTGTAGCCAAGATGGGGTAGCGCTGACGGCCCAGGGTCAGCAAATGGCCGACTATTTTGCCAAGGCCTACCACCACCTCGACTGGAAAGCGGTTTTCTGTAGCCCGCTCAGCCATGCTGCCGCCACCGTGCAGCCCCTGTGCCAAATCACGGGGCTGACGGTACAACGTCGCGAGCATTTGCGGGAACTGTCCTTTGGGCAATGGGAAGGTATGGGCCCCGCCGAGGTCAATACTGCATTCCACGACGACTACATTCGCTGGCTCGCTGACCCTGCCTGGAATACGCCCACCGATGGCGAAAAGGCTATGCAGGTAGCCCGCCGCAGTTCCGACGTGCTGGCCGAAATTGAAGAGGCCTATCCTGACGGTAATGTGCTGATCGTGTCCCACAAGGCCACCCTGCGGATTATGTTGTGCACCTTGTTAGGGATTGATGTCGGGCGATATCGCGATCGCCTGGCCATGTCCGTCACCGCCGTATCGCTAGTGGAGCTGATGGAGTACGGCCCCTTTGTGCGCCAGCTGAACGACCGCGCCCACCTGCCTTTGCACCTGCGGCGTCCCTGGGCTGGCAATGGCTCTGACGGCTAA
- a CDS encoding histidine phosphatase family protein yields the protein MGVFLYFLRHGQTAYSLTGGYCGTPENDPGLTSEGMAMAQEFAETYAHLPWSAAYVSPLRRAVETARPLCDVLNLEMRLRDGLREVMYGRWEGMHPTAVDRDHHDEYVAWLTDPAWYAPVGGERAVDIARRSAQVLDEIERTHPSGHILLVSHKATIRIMLCTLLGIDVGRYRDRMDMPVAAVSVVELGSRGPLFHTIADRSHLSDQLRSLPST from the coding sequence ATGGGAGTCTTTCTCTATTTTTTACGGCACGGCCAAACGGCCTATAGCCTCACGGGGGGCTACTGCGGCACGCCCGAAAATGACCCCGGCCTAACCTCCGAGGGAATGGCTATGGCCCAGGAGTTTGCCGAAACCTACGCCCATCTGCCCTGGAGCGCCGCCTACGTCAGCCCTCTGCGACGGGCGGTAGAGACGGCTCGACCGCTGTGTGATGTGCTGAACTTAGAGATGCGGCTGCGCGACGGGCTGCGGGAGGTGATGTATGGTCGCTGGGAAGGCATGCACCCGACAGCCGTTGACCGCGATCACCACGACGAGTATGTGGCTTGGTTAACCGACCCGGCCTGGTATGCGCCGGTGGGGGGCGAACGCGCCGTAGATATCGCCCGCCGCTCGGCTCAGGTGCTCGACGAGATTGAGCGCACCCATCCCAGCGGACACATCTTGCTAGTGTCTCATAAGGCCACCATTCGCATTATGCTCTGCACTCTGCTGGGTATTGATGTGGGCCGCTACCGCGATCGCATGGATATGCCGGTTGCCGCCGTGAGCGTAGTTGAGCTGGGCTCGCGGGGGCCGCTGTTTCACACCATTGCCGATCGCTCTCACCTGAGCGACCAGCTGCGATCGCTACCCTCCACCTGA
- the recR gene encoding recombination mediator RecR — MYTRPLARLIEEFQRLPGVGPKSAQRLALHVLKRPQTEVQALAQALLEAKAQVGQCSVCFHLSAEPVCDICRATNRDLQTLCVVADSRDVIAIEKTREYRGRYHVLGGLISPMDGIGPEQLNIGPLVHRVSKEGTKEVIMAISPSIEGDTTTLYVGQLLKPFTRVTRIAFGLPMGGDLEYADEVTLARALEGRRDLD; from the coding sequence ATTTACACCCGTCCCCTGGCTCGACTGATCGAAGAATTCCAGCGGCTGCCGGGGGTTGGCCCCAAGTCGGCCCAGCGTCTAGCGCTACACGTTCTTAAGCGCCCCCAAACCGAAGTCCAGGCCTTGGCCCAGGCGCTCCTAGAGGCCAAAGCGCAGGTGGGACAGTGCTCGGTGTGCTTTCACCTGTCAGCTGAGCCGGTGTGCGACATCTGCCGGGCTACCAACCGCGACCTTCAGACCCTTTGCGTGGTGGCTGACTCGCGAGACGTCATCGCTATTGAGAAAACCCGCGAATATCGAGGCCGCTACCACGTGCTGGGCGGCCTAATCTCGCCAATGGATGGCATTGGCCCTGAACAGCTGAATATCGGTCCCCTGGTGCACCGGGTCAGCAAAGAGGGCACCAAGGAGGTGATTATGGCCATTAGTCCCAGCATTGAGGGCGACACCACTACTCTCTACGTGGGGCAGCTGCTAAAGCCCTTTACTCGGGTAACGCGCATTGCCTTTGGTCTACCCATGGGGGGCGATTTGGAATATGCCGACGAGGTCACCCTAGCCCGCGCCCTAGAGGGGCGCCGAGATCTGGACTAG
- a CDS encoding serine hydrolase yields the protein MHSVWLQVLKPTVVVGILMANVALPNFPVAAPEQNSQATVAVPKADTLAELYRLRDRLGVELSHYPTIMGAVDPPPATLLEQLGAINYRLRQEETARQLQQQAEQAAAAAIALGDPAALPAKELAVAYSHWDKAVAALNQIAPNTLGQAQAAAQKQQYEQQRAIAAYHYDTARSTSLQPIVEQTGLASRVRLTVCSLQRECRRWQGHRPPASSASLIKVPVAIALMTKLHQEGTAPSTPIWISPSNWTEDAGSLWVRTAYPLEQVMADMISASGNIATNQLIDYMGWHGINHSLRSQGYQTTRVTKKLVGETTYPANAGSAPNVITTDELTDMMVAIYNQEFAGAHLIEAALANQRDRNLGHAAVRSPVDWLGEKTGRNSKVLGTTTAVRVSGQRYVITATLDHSGNDTAMQRIVAGVIQHLLTHNGFEHELARADDMVTDRRTFLP from the coding sequence ATGCATTCTGTCTGGTTGCAGGTGTTAAAGCCCACAGTGGTAGTGGGTATTTTGATGGCCAATGTGGCGCTGCCCAATTTTCCGGTGGCGGCACCTGAGCAAAACTCTCAGGCTACGGTTGCCGTGCCTAAGGCTGATACCTTAGCGGAGCTGTATCGGCTGCGCGATCGCCTGGGGGTTGAACTCAGCCATTACCCCACAATTATGGGAGCGGTTGATCCACCGCCCGCCACTCTTCTAGAGCAACTGGGGGCGATCAACTACCGTCTACGGCAAGAAGAAACAGCCCGGCAGCTTCAGCAGCAAGCCGAGCAGGCTGCCGCCGCCGCGATCGCTCTAGGAGATCCTGCCGCCCTGCCCGCCAAGGAACTAGCCGTCGCCTACAGCCACTGGGACAAAGCCGTAGCGGCGCTGAACCAGATCGCACCCAACACCCTTGGTCAAGCCCAAGCAGCAGCCCAAAAACAGCAGTACGAGCAGCAGCGGGCGATCGCCGCTTACCACTACGACACAGCCCGCTCGACTTCTCTACAACCCATAGTCGAACAGACAGGCCTGGCATCGCGGGTACGTCTGACCGTGTGCTCGCTGCAGCGAGAATGCCGGCGCTGGCAGGGCCATCGTCCGCCAGCTAGCTCTGCTAGCTTGATTAAAGTGCCGGTAGCGATCGCACTCATGACCAAGCTTCACCAAGAGGGCACTGCCCCCAGCACGCCCATTTGGATTAGTCCCAGCAACTGGACCGAGGATGCCGGATCCCTTTGGGTTAGAACCGCCTATCCCCTAGAGCAGGTCATGGCCGACATGATTAGCGCCAGCGGCAATATTGCCACCAACCAGCTGATTGACTACATGGGATGGCATGGCATCAATCACAGTCTGCGTAGCCAGGGATACCAAACCACCCGCGTCACCAAAAAGCTGGTCGGGGAAACAACCTACCCTGCTAACGCCGGCAGCGCCCCCAACGTCATCACCACCGACGAGCTAACTGACATGATGGTGGCTATTTACAACCAGGAGTTTGCGGGAGCCCACTTGATAGAAGCAGCTTTGGCCAATCAGCGCGATCGCAATCTAGGCCACGCGGCCGTGCGTTCCCCCGTCGACTGGCTGGGCGAAAAGACTGGACGTAATTCTAAGGTGCTGGGCACCACTACAGCGGTTAGGGTGAGCGGCCAGCGCTATGTCATCACCGCTACCCTCGACCACAGCGGCAACGACACGGCCATGCAAAGGATTGTTGCCGGGGTCATTCAGCACTTGCTCACCCACAACGGCTTTGAGCATGAGTTAGCCAGGGCTGACGATATGGTTACCGATCGCAGAACCTTTTTGCCTTAA
- a CDS encoding shikimate dehydrogenase: MPITGTTQILGVIGDPVTHSLSPVMHNAALAELGADYVYVAFPVLAEGLEAAIAGFAATGVQGFSITIPHKQAILPLLATVTDEAQAVGAVNTVWRTEQGWAGTNTDVAGFVAPLKAFRPWAGCTALVLGNGGAARAVVAGCAQLGFDAVQVVGRRAEALVAFQQGWVNSPLQPPLTVHAWEELPTLLPTADLIVNTTPLGMHTTAGQTPLAAEPLALAPSHAVVYDLIYTPRPTRLLALANQRGLSTLDGLEMLVQQGAAALEIWLNCPVPVDTMRQALIDWLER, translated from the coding sequence ATGCCCATTACTGGAACCACTCAAATCCTTGGCGTCATCGGCGATCCGGTTACCCACTCCCTGTCGCCGGTAATGCATAATGCTGCGCTGGCAGAACTCGGGGCCGACTACGTCTATGTGGCCTTTCCAGTGCTAGCAGAAGGGCTTGAAGCTGCGATCGCAGGCTTTGCCGCCACTGGGGTGCAGGGGTTCAGTATCACCATTCCTCACAAGCAGGCCATTCTGCCTCTGTTGGCAACGGTTACTGACGAAGCTCAGGCTGTAGGGGCAGTGAATACGGTGTGGCGCACCGAGCAGGGTTGGGCAGGCACTAACACTGACGTAGCCGGGTTTGTGGCCCCGCTCAAAGCATTCAGACCTTGGGCTGGATGCACGGCCTTGGTCTTGGGCAACGGTGGAGCAGCTAGGGCCGTAGTAGCGGGCTGTGCGCAGCTAGGGTTCGATGCGGTGCAAGTGGTGGGTCGCAGGGCCGAAGCTCTGGTTGCCTTTCAGCAGGGCTGGGTCAATTCGCCCCTGCAACCTCCGCTCACGGTTCATGCTTGGGAGGAGTTGCCCACCTTGCTGCCCACCGCCGATCTAATCGTCAACACCACTCCCCTCGGCATGCACACAACCGCTGGGCAAACGCCCTTGGCCGCAGAGCCTCTGGCTTTAGCTCCGTCCCATGCCGTAGTCTATGACTTGATCTATACGCCTAGGCCTACCCGCTTGCTTGCTCTGGCCAACCAGCGGGGGTTGTCCACCTTAGATGGATTAGAAATGCTGGTGCAGCAGGGGGCCGCCGCCCTGGAGATTTGGTTGAACTGCCCCGTGCCTGTAGACACGATGCGCCAAGCCTTAATTGACTGGTTGGAGCGGTAG
- a CDS encoding bifunctional pantoate--beta-alanine ligase/(d)CMP kinase, with amino-acid sequence MRVLKTVEGVKRYLSQARRQQNAEDGVAVGLVPTMGNLHRGHLSLIERARLENSVVVVSIFVNPLQFGPQEDLARYPHTPEQDLRLCEQAGVDAVFMPTVTAFYGAAQPHSDAMTRVMPPKAMVAVLCGPHRPGHFEGVATVVTKLLSLVAPDRAYFGYKDAQQLAILKRLARDLNLPSQLVGCPTVRETSGLALSSRNSYLSEVERQQAAVIYRGLLAAQQCFQAGERLSSALIAAVNAELAQEPSLHPQYVELVHPETLQPLKRVETLGMLAVAVHLGATRLIDNILLRDRQPIVAIDGPAGAGKSTVARQVAQRLNLLYLDSGAMYRAVTWLVLERGIDVQDEVAIAELVQDCEIRLEASGNDSAFAAYPSRIWLNGQEVTQAIRSTAVTAAVSAVSAQPTVREVLLRQQQQYGITGGVVMEGRDIGTQVFPQAELKVFLTASVGERARRRQRDLAAQEQPAVSLSDLEQAIDDRDRKDSSRRVSPLRQADDAIALNTDGLSIEDVVNKIVQLFESRVER; translated from the coding sequence GTGCGAGTACTCAAGACGGTTGAAGGAGTAAAACGCTATCTGAGCCAAGCACGCCGCCAGCAGAACGCGGAGGACGGCGTGGCGGTAGGGCTGGTGCCGACTATGGGTAATCTGCACCGAGGCCATCTAAGCCTGATTGAACGGGCTCGGTTGGAGAACTCGGTGGTTGTGGTCAGCATTTTTGTGAATCCACTGCAATTTGGTCCCCAAGAAGATTTGGCTCGTTACCCCCATACCCCCGAGCAAGACCTGCGTCTGTGTGAACAGGCTGGGGTCGATGCGGTGTTTATGCCCACTGTCACTGCCTTCTACGGCGCTGCTCAGCCCCATTCCGACGCTATGACTCGGGTGATGCCTCCAAAGGCGATGGTGGCAGTGCTGTGTGGCCCCCACCGGCCCGGTCATTTTGAGGGGGTGGCGACGGTGGTAACTAAGTTGTTGAGTTTGGTGGCTCCCGATCGCGCCTACTTTGGCTATAAAGATGCTCAACAGTTGGCCATCCTCAAGCGCCTGGCCCGCGACCTTAACCTGCCTAGCCAACTGGTTGGTTGCCCTACGGTGCGCGAGACGAGCGGTTTGGCTTTGAGCTCCCGCAACAGCTACTTGAGCGAGGTCGAGCGTCAGCAGGCGGCAGTTATCTACCGAGGGCTATTGGCAGCCCAGCAGTGCTTCCAAGCTGGTGAGCGTCTGAGTTCGGCCCTAATAGCGGCTGTGAATGCTGAACTGGCCCAGGAGCCGTCCCTGCATCCCCAATATGTAGAACTGGTGCATCCCGAAACCCTGCAACCCCTGAAGCGGGTGGAGACGCTGGGGATGCTGGCGGTGGCGGTTCACCTGGGTGCTACGAGGCTAATTGATAATATTTTGCTGCGCGATCGCCAGCCGATTGTGGCTATCGATGGGCCGGCTGGGGCCGGTAAGTCAACGGTGGCTCGTCAGGTGGCCCAACGGCTAAACCTGCTTTACCTCGACAGTGGTGCGATGTACCGGGCGGTGACCTGGCTGGTCCTGGAGCGCGGCATCGACGTGCAGGACGAGGTTGCGATCGCAGAACTCGTGCAGGACTGTGAAATCCGTCTAGAGGCCTCAGGTAATGACTCTGCCTTTGCCGCCTATCCCAGCCGCATCTGGCTCAACGGTCAAGAGGTTACCCAAGCTATTCGCAGCACGGCCGTCACGGCTGCGGTCTCGGCGGTGTCAGCCCAGCCCACGGTGCGCGAAGTTCTCCTGCGCCAGCAGCAGCAGTATGGCATTACCGGCGGTGTGGTCATGGAAGGTCGAGACATTGGCACCCAAGTGTTTCCCCAGGCGGAGCTGAAAGTTTTTCTCACCGCGTCGGTGGGTGAACGGGCTCGCCGCCGCCAGCGTGACCTCGCCGCCCAGGAGCAGCCAGCAGTGTCCCTTAGCGACCTGGAGCAAGCCATCGACGATCGCGATCGCAAGGACAGCAGTCGCCGAGTGTCGCCCCTGCGTCAGGCCGATGATGCGATCGCCCTCAACACCGATGGCCTCTCCATCGAAGATGTGGTGAACAAAATAGTCCAGCTATTTGAATCGAGGGTGGAGCGATGA